The Romeriopsis navalis LEGE 11480 genome includes a window with the following:
- a CDS encoding FG-GAP-like repeat-containing protein, with protein MDPVVFVPAGDVPPNGFYFNDAFTGTDVLQSNWISRTGSTAEAVLTARTDTAKPAGGIAGIGASGNDPAGFGALRLTSAAVDQDAFVLYDQAFASDEGLNVTFDLFAYGGNGADGISFFLLDGSTPGANVQPGALGGALGYSSSVSFGTGGTPAPGLTGAYLGIGFDEFGNFSNPGDSAPGGPGKVEDSVAIRGSAANNYQYLTGTSSLTAAGGIDNLGVTDPANRDQARRMVEIDLTATGILDVSIDLNNDGVFQASERVINDFDVAAANGAAPASYKFGFASSTGGSTNIHEVRNLAIAPSKTSDAGTRGQNINTISFGDAGVGVTYIENATPGTIAQGLTIEGSPASITSATVSIRNNFNAAQDILTIGSDPATTSGAIANTNLNWTYDAASGLLTLSGAGTEAEYQAALRTIAYANNSDAPTTLDRTIRYTLFNNATPITLRDTLVKVNAVDDLPTAVAISSTTVPANQDGAIVGTLQITDPDSAIDAPSYTAFGVTGGSDKFEVVSGGSPGVFQLKLKAGETIAPGESIPQITVNFTDAGAPNGGAVSQTFDLTPTQRKGEIFWRNNRTNDAAFWYLDNTTELVGAQSLIFGQGVGDSRVGTAVRFDSSWQFAGAADFNGDGITDQVYQNGVDILIVTIGELNGQSATVEKAVAPTINGVAGRLFDDWKLVGLADMTGDNQTDLVFRSRQNDAVVVWAMDTNGQVTAQTALTNSANQIQSSGGIASPWEIETFADIDGDGDADIIWRTGDDYAVWEMNNTQFVSGTVTTLAGTSSFEVIGAGQFNNAVGQDVLVRNRATDQTFILSFSNNTPSVTALPASDGGAWDIEAIADMNGDGTDDILWYNPTSDQAAIWTLSNGALSSDTNYIRNFLAGGNQAIIGTGDPAWEIQYANGKPATQQSVV; from the coding sequence ATGGATCCAGTTGTCTTCGTCCCGGCCGGTGATGTTCCACCGAACGGCTTTTATTTCAATGATGCGTTCACTGGCACAGATGTGCTTCAGTCGAATTGGATTTCCCGTACTGGCAGTACTGCTGAAGCGGTGCTAACGGCCCGGACTGATACTGCTAAGCCCGCTGGCGGGATTGCTGGTATTGGCGCTTCTGGCAATGATCCCGCTGGTTTTGGTGCGCTGCGTTTGACGAGTGCGGCGGTAGACCAAGATGCTTTTGTCCTCTACGATCAGGCTTTTGCCTCTGACGAAGGTTTGAACGTCACCTTTGATTTGTTTGCCTACGGTGGTAATGGTGCTGATGGTATCAGTTTCTTCTTGCTGGATGGCTCGACACCGGGTGCTAATGTTCAGCCGGGTGCCTTAGGTGGTGCGCTGGGCTATTCCTCAAGTGTTTCGTTCGGAACTGGTGGGACGCCTGCTCCAGGTTTAACCGGTGCTTACTTGGGCATTGGTTTCGACGAATTTGGTAACTTCTCCAACCCTGGTGATAGTGCTCCGGGCGGTCCTGGTAAGGTCGAAGACTCTGTTGCGATTCGGGGCAGTGCAGCGAATAACTACCAATATTTGACTGGTACATCTTCGTTAACTGCTGCTGGTGGGATTGATAATCTCGGTGTGACCGACCCGGCGAATCGTGATCAAGCCCGTCGGATGGTTGAGATCGACTTGACTGCGACCGGTATCTTGGATGTCAGCATTGACTTGAATAACGATGGGGTGTTCCAAGCGAGTGAGCGGGTGATTAATGACTTTGATGTCGCTGCTGCGAATGGTGCAGCCCCGGCTTCTTATAAGTTTGGTTTCGCTTCTTCCACTGGTGGTTCAACCAACATTCATGAAGTTCGCAACTTGGCGATCGCCCCAAGTAAGACCTCCGATGCGGGTACGCGTGGTCAAAACATCAACACGATTAGCTTCGGCGATGCGGGTGTGGGTGTGACTTACATTGAGAACGCTACGCCAGGGACGATCGCCCAAGGTTTGACCATTGAAGGATCGCCGGCTTCGATTACCAGTGCAACGGTCAGCATTCGCAATAACTTCAATGCTGCTCAGGACATCCTGACGATCGGTAGTGATCCAGCAACGACCTCCGGCGCGATTGCCAACACCAACTTGAATTGGACCTATGATGCGGCAAGCGGTTTGCTGACTCTCAGTGGTGCTGGTACGGAAGCCGAATATCAGGCAGCGCTCAGGACGATCGCCTATGCGAATAATAGTGATGCACCGACAACGCTCGATCGGACGATTCGTTATACGTTGTTCAATAATGCGACACCGATCACCCTGCGTGACACGCTGGTGAAGGTCAATGCAGTTGACGATCTACCGACGGCTGTGGCGATCTCTTCCACTACAGTCCCCGCGAACCAAGATGGTGCGATCGTTGGAACTTTGCAAATCACTGACCCGGATAGCGCAATCGATGCGCCTTCCTATACGGCCTTTGGTGTTACCGGTGGTAGCGATAAATTTGAAGTCGTTTCGGGTGGTTCGCCTGGGGTCTTCCAGCTCAAACTTAAAGCTGGTGAGACAATTGCGCCAGGCGAAAGCATTCCTCAAATCACCGTGAACTTCACGGATGCCGGTGCACCGAATGGTGGTGCCGTGAGTCAAACTTTTGACTTGACACCGACTCAGCGTAAAGGTGAAATCTTCTGGCGTAACAACCGGACGAATGATGCTGCATTCTGGTACCTCGATAACACGACTGAGCTGGTTGGGGCGCAAAGCCTGATCTTTGGTCAAGGTGTCGGCGATAGCCGTGTGGGTACTGCCGTTAGATTTGATTCCAGTTGGCAGTTTGCGGGTGCGGCTGACTTTAACGGTGATGGCATCACCGACCAGGTTTATCAGAATGGCGTTGACATCCTGATTGTGACGATCGGCGAACTCAATGGTCAAAGTGCGACAGTGGAAAAAGCTGTAGCACCGACGATTAATGGGGTTGCTGGTCGCTTGTTTGATGACTGGAAGTTGGTTGGTCTCGCGGATATGACGGGCGACAATCAAACTGACCTAGTCTTCCGCAGTCGTCAAAATGACGCTGTGGTGGTTTGGGCGATGGATACGAACGGTCAAGTGACGGCTCAAACGGCTCTGACCAATTCGGCGAACCAGATTCAATCTTCTGGTGGTATTGCCTCCCCATGGGAGATTGAGACGTTCGCGGATATTGATGGTGACGGTGATGCCGACATCATCTGGCGGACCGGCGATGACTATGCCGTTTGGGAAATGAATAACACCCAGTTTGTGAGTGGTACTGTCACTACCCTCGCTGGCACTTCATCATTCGAAGTGATCGGGGCTGGTCAATTCAACAATGCTGTGGGTCAAGATGTGTTGGTGCGTAACCGTGCGACTGACCAGACCTTTATCCTCTCGTTTAGCAACAACACACCATCCGTAACGGCACTACCGGCGTCTGATGGCGGTGCTTGGGATATTGAAGCGATCGCTGATATGAATGGTGATGGCACAGATGATATTCTCTGGTACAACCCAACGAGTGATCAAGCGGCGATCTGGACATTGAGCAATGGTGCACTGTCGTCCGATACCAACTACATCCGTAACTTCCTGGCGGGTGGCAACCAAGCCATTATTGGGACTGGCGATCCGGCTTGGGAAATTCAGTATGCGAATGGTAAGCCAGCGACACAACAGTCGGTTGTGTAA